Genomic window (Hyalangium minutum):
GGCTTACAAAATTGTCACGAGTGGACAAGAAGAGGTGAGAGGGACGTCCACTGGTGGAACCCCCACGCCGCGGCCCTCGGTACAGCCGGATCAGGCGCGCGGGCGCACTGCCTTTACATCGCGCTCGGCGGTCCGCACGGTGCTCTTGCCGGCCTTGGGCTTCTCGGGCTGGGCGGCCTGGGCGGTGCGGCTCGGGCTGGCCACCAGAGCGGGGGACAGGGAGAACCCCGCGTGCTCCCGCTCGGAGCGGGACACGGTGTAGACCTCGGCTCCACTCGGCGTGACGTGGACGGCGAACGTGTGCGTCTCCCCGCCGCGCAGCCGCAGCGTCACCTGGCTGACGCCGGGGTGCTTGGCGCGGATCTCCACGCCGTTCTTCAGGGTGGCCACTTCCACCACGGAGGAGTCCGTCAGCTCCACCTTGCTGCCCTTGCTCGGGAAGCCGAGGAACGTCGTCTGCCCCACCCACAGCGCCAGCGGAGCCGCTCCCGAAGCCGTAGCGAAGAGGGCCACCGCGACCACCATCAGCTTTCCGGCGTTGCTCAGCATGGTCATCTCCCAGGCGCTTTTGTGGGCGCGCACCTGAATTATCTGACATGTAGGCAAGGAGTTGCGTCGTGCTGTAATTCCAGGAGTTTCAGGGGGTTACAGACACAAAAAAGGGCCACCCTGGGGAGGGTGGCCCGAATTTCGGCCCGAATTCAGGCGGGCGGCCTAGTAGCGGTAGTGGTCGCTCTTGTACGGGCCCTGCTTGGGCACGCCGATGTACTTGGCCTGCTCCTCGGAGAGCTCGGTGAGCATGGAGCCCAGCTTGGACAGCTGGAGGCGGGCCACCTTCTCATCCAGGTGGCGCGGCAGCATGTAGACGCCGGGCTGGTACTTGCCGGGGTTGGCGAAGATCTCCACCTGGGCGAGCACCTGGTTGGCGAAGGAGGAGCTCATCACGTAGCTGGGGTGGCCGGTGCCGCAGCCCAGGTTCACCAAGCGTCCCTCGGCCAGCAGGATGATGCGCTTGTTGTCCGGGAAGATGATGTGGTCGACCTGGGGCTTGATGTTCTCCCACTTGTACTGCTTGAGGCTGGCGACATCGATCTCGTTATCGAAGTGGCCGATGTTGCACACGATGGCGTTGTTCTTCATCCGCTTCATGTGCTCGTGGGTGATGACGCGGAAGTTGCCGGTGGCGGTGACGAAGATGTCAGCGTGCTCGGCGGCGTAGTCCATGGTGACGACGCGGTAGCCCTCCATGGCGGCCTGCAGGGCGCAGATGGGATCGATCTCGGTGACCCACACCTGAGCCTGGAGCCCGCGCAGGGCCTGAGCGGAGCCCTTGCCCACCTCGCCGAAGCCGGCGACGACGGCGACCTTGCCGGCAATCATCACGTCGGTGGCGCGCTTGATGCCGTCCACCAGGGACTCACGGCAGCCGTAGATGTTGTCGAACTTGGACTTGGTGACCGAGTCGTTCACGTTGATGGCGGGGAACAGGAGCTTGCCCTCCTTGGCCATCTGGTAGAGGCGGTGAACGCCGGTGGTGGTCTCCTCGGTGACGCCTTTGATCTCCTTGGCGATCTTCGAGTACCAGCCGGGCTGCTTCTCCAGGCGCTTCTTGATGGAGTTGAAGAGGGAGATCTCCTCCTCGCTGCCGGGGTTGGCGAGCACGGAGAGATCCTTCTCGGCCTTGATGCCCAGGTGGACGAGCAGGGTGGCATCCCCGCCGTCGTCGAGGATCATGTTGGGGCCCTTGTCCCCGAACTCGAAGATGCGGTGGGTGAACTCCCAGTACTCGTCGAGGTTCTCGCCCTTGTAGGCGAAGACGGGGGTGCCGTTGGCGGCGATGGCGGAGGCGGCGTGGTCCTGGGTGGAGAAGATGTTGCACGAGGCCCAGCGGACCTCGGCGCCGAGCGCCTCCAGGGTCTGGATGAGGACGGCGGTCTGGATCGTCATGTGGAGCGAGCCCGCGACGCGAGCGCCCTTGAGGGGCTGCGTCTTCGCGAACTCCTCGCGGATCGCCATGAGGCCGGGCATCTCGGTCTCGGCGATGGCGATCTCCTTGCGGCCCCAGTCGGCCAGCTTGATGTCGGCAACGCGGTAATCGGTGAAGTTCTTCAAGTCGGTGACAGCCCTCATGGTTGCTCCTGTGTCCGGGGCTGGAGGAGCGGAGGGCGGGCTCTGGGGCTCGCCTCCCGTGCCTGCAGCCACGAGTCAGCGAGCGCCGTTGCAGAACCTGAGCCTGGCGGGGAACCCCGTTGCAGCGCTCCTCAGGTGGGCGACACCCTAACGGAGGAGGGGCTCTGTTTTCCAGAGGGACGGCGGGGTGGGGTGACTGGGTGCCCGCC
Coding sequences:
- the ahcY gene encoding adenosylhomocysteinase, which codes for MRAVTDLKNFTDYRVADIKLADWGRKEIAIAETEMPGLMAIREEFAKTQPLKGARVAGSLHMTIQTAVLIQTLEALGAEVRWASCNIFSTQDHAASAIAANGTPVFAYKGENLDEYWEFTHRIFEFGDKGPNMILDDGGDATLLVHLGIKAEKDLSVLANPGSEEEISLFNSIKKRLEKQPGWYSKIAKEIKGVTEETTTGVHRLYQMAKEGKLLFPAINVNDSVTKSKFDNIYGCRESLVDGIKRATDVMIAGKVAVVAGFGEVGKGSAQALRGLQAQVWVTEIDPICALQAAMEGYRVVTMDYAAEHADIFVTATGNFRVITHEHMKRMKNNAIVCNIGHFDNEIDVASLKQYKWENIKPQVDHIIFPDNKRIILLAEGRLVNLGCGTGHPSYVMSSSFANQVLAQVEIFANPGKYQPGVYMLPRHLDEKVARLQLSKLGSMLTELSEEQAKYIGVPKQGPYKSDHYRY